A single window of Zootoca vivipara chromosome 17, rZooViv1.1, whole genome shotgun sequence DNA harbors:
- the CHCHD10 gene encoding coiled-coil-helix-coiled-coil-helix domain-containing protein 10, mitochondrial: MPRGSRSVGSRSTVASPSHAHPPAHPPPSAMAAPAQPQQPGLMAQMATTAAGVAVGSAVGHVVGGALTGAFSGGSSSEPAKPASGAVQESRPQPAYQGSQFGPCHYEIKQFLDCATNQSDLTLCEGFNEALKQCKYNSGVTSLP; encoded by the exons ATGCCCAGGGGCAGCCGGAGCGTGGGATCCCGGTCGACCGTGGCCAG CCCATCTCATGCCCACCCCCCAGCTCACCCTCCTCCTTCGGCAATGGCTGCTCCAGCTCAGCCCCAACAGCCTGGCTTAATGGCCCAGATGGCTACGACCGCGGCAGGAGTGGCTGTTGGCTCTGCGGTGGGTCATGTGGTTGGTGGCGCACTCACCGGGGCCTTCAGCGGAGGGAGCAGCTCCGAGCCGGCCAAGCCAGCCAGCGGTGCTGTCCAG GAGTCCAGGCCGCAGCCAGCCTATCAGGGATCCCAGTTCGGCCCCTGCCACTACGAGATAAAGCAGTTCCTCGACTGCGCTACCAACCAGAGCGACCTAACGTTGTGCGAGGGCTTCAACGAGGCCCTGAAGCAGTGCAAGTACAACAGCG GGGTTACTTCCCTCCCATGA